In Lemur catta isolate mLemCat1 chromosome 1, mLemCat1.pri, whole genome shotgun sequence, one DNA window encodes the following:
- the LOC123642454 gene encoding olfactory receptor 5H8-like, producing the protein MEKENATLLTEFVLTGLTHQPEWRITLFLVFLVIYLITIVGNLGLITLIWNDPHLHIPMYLFLGNLAFVDTWLSSTVTPNMLINFLSKSQMMSLSECMIQFFSFAISLTTECFLLAAMAYDRYVAICKPLLYPVIMTNALCIRLLVLSFLGGFLHATIHEGFLLRLTFCNSNIIHHFFCDIIPLLKISCTDSSINYLVLYVFAGSIQAFTILTVLVSYTSVLFTILKKKSVKGIRKAFSTCGAHLLSVFLYYGPLLFMYVLPASLQSNDRDMIDSLFYTVIIPFLNPIIYSLRNKQVIDSLKKTLKGKV; encoded by the coding sequence atggaaaaggaaaatgcaacATTGCTGACAGAGTTTGTTCTCACAGGACTTACTCATCAACCAGAGTGGCGAATCACCTTGTTCCTGGTATTCTTGGTGATATATCTCATCACCATTGTGGGGAACCTTGGTCTGATTACTCTCATCTGGAATGACCCTCACCTGCACATCCCCATGTACTTATTCCTTGGAAATTTAGCCTTTGTGGATACTTGGTTATCTTCCACAGTGACCCCCAACATGCTGATCAACTTCTTATCCAAGAGTCAGATGATGTCTCTCTCTGAATGtatgatacaatttttttcctttgcaatcaGTTTAACCACAGAATGTTTTCTCTTGGCAGCAATGGCGTATGATCGCTATGTAGCGATATGCAAACCTTTACTCTATCCAGTGATTATGACCAATGCACTATGCATCCGGCTATTAGTCTTGTCATTCCTAGGTGGCTTTCTTCATGCCACTATTCATGAAGGTTTTTTACTTAGGTTAACCTTCTGTAATTCCAACATAATACATCACTTTTTCTGTGACATCATCCCATTGTTAAAGATTTCTTGTACTGACTCGTCTATTAATTATCTTGTGCTTTATGTTTTTGCAGGTTCAATTCAAGCATTCACCATTCTGACTGTTCTTGTCTCTTATACATCTGTTCTCtttacaatcttaaaaaagaaatcagtcaaAGGCATAAGGaaagccttctccacctgtggAGCTCATCTCTTATCTGTGTTTTTATACTATGGCCCTCTTCTCTTCATGTATGTGCTCCCTGCATCTCTACAATCTAATGATCGAGACATGATAGACTCTCTGTTTTACACTGTTATAATTCCTTTCTTAAATCCAATTATCTATAGCCTGAGAAATAAGCAAGTCATAGACTcattgaaaaaaacattaaagggAAAAGTTTAG
- the LOC123642459 gene encoding olfactory receptor 5AC2 — MSERNKTIVTEFVLTGLTDRPWLQVLLFIVFLMVYLITMVGNLGLMALIWKDPHLQTPMYLFLGGLAFVDVCTSTSVTPRMLVNFLDKTAMISLAECITQFYFFASSATTECFLLVVMAYDRYVAICNPLLYPVVMSSKLCTQLISVSYAIGFLHPLVHVSLLLRLTFCRSNIIHYFYCEIVQLFKISCNDSSINALLIFIFAALIQISTLMTIIVSYTRVLFDILKKKSEKGRSKAFSTCSAHLLSVSLYYGTLIFMYVRPASGLAEDQDKMYSLFYTIIIPLLNPFIYSLRNKEVMHALKRVTKK; from the coding sequence ATGTCAGAAAGAAACAAGACTATTGTGACAGAGTTTGTTCTCACAGGACTTACAGATCGACCATGGCTGCAGGTCCTCCTCTTCATCGTGTTCTTGATGGTCTACCTCATCACCATGGTGGGCAACCTTGGACTGATGGCTCTAATTTGGAAGGACCCTCATCTTCAGACGCCTATGTACTTATTCCTTGGTGGGTTAGCATTTGTAGATGTTTGTACTTCCACTTCTGTGACCCCCAGGATGCTGGTCAATTTCTTAGACAAGACTGCAATGATATCTCTAGCTGAGTGCATCACTcaattttacttctttgcttCTAGTGCAACTACAGAATGCTTCCTCCTGGTAgtgatggcctatgaccgctatgTAGCCATATGTAACCCTTTGCTTTATCCAGTGGTGATGTCTAGCAAACTCTGCACTCAGTTGATAAGTGTTTCATATGCAATTGGTTTTCTGCATCCCCTGGTTCATGTGAGTTTGCTATTAAGATTAACTTTTTGCAGGTCTAACATAATACATTATTTCTACTGTGAAATTGTACAACTGTTCAAAATTTCATGCAATGACTCATCTATTAATGCactactaatatttatttttgcagctCTCATACAAATATCCACTTTAATGACCATCATAGTCTCTTATACACGTGTGCTCTttgatattctgaaaaaaaagtctgaaaaggGCAGAAGCAAAGCGTTCTCCACATGCAGTGcccatctactttctgtctcattATACTATGGAACTCTTATCTTCATGTATGTGCGTCCTGCATCTGGCCTAGCTGAAGATCAGGACAAAATGTATTCGCTATTTTACACGATTATAATTCCCCTACTAAACCCGTTTATTTACAGTTTGAGAAATAAAGAAGTTATGCATGCCTTAAAAAGAGTTACAAAGAAGTAA